A single window of Flagellimonas maritima DNA harbors:
- a CDS encoding M3 family metallopeptidase: protein MQNPLLQPFDQAPFEQIKNENFKPAFLRAIEDAKIQIDKIAKNPDPPTFENTLEALDFSGRQLDRISSVFFNLNSAETNDEIQKIAQEISPLLSEFSNDITLNEELFRRIKSVYQQKNSLNLSTEQQTLLEKRYKSFSRNGANLGDDAKKRLREIDAELSKLKLKFGENVLAETNKFELFLTDEKDLNGLPDGAKEAAAQLAKTKNKEGWLITLDYPSYIPFMKYAENRELRKKLSLAFGSKGFHNDALDNQENVLKIATLRYERANLLGYQTHAHFVLEERMAETPEKVHAFLAELLEKAKPAAEKEFEALASFAKELDGLSQLEKWDSSYYSEKLKQKLFDLDDEKLKPFFKLENVIDGVFKVAEKLFDLNFKEVTSIEKYHEEVKTFEVYDSSKNLVSLFYADFHPRPGKRGGAWMTSYKPQYTLDGKNSRPHISNVCNFTKPTDTKPSLLTFNEVTTLFHEFGHALHGMLANTTYPSLSGTSVYWDFVELPSQVLENWCYEKEALELFAFHYETGEVIPMDLVEKIKQSATFQEGMATLRQLSFGLLDMAWHGTDPTHITNVKSYESEAFKGTDLFPNIPETCMSTAFSHIFQGGYSSGYYSYKWAEVLDADAFAFFKENGIFNKEIANKFKEHILSKGGTENPMILYKRFRGAEPKIEPLLERAGLVEKSS, encoded by the coding sequence ATGCAAAATCCCCTTCTTCAACCTTTTGACCAAGCGCCCTTTGAGCAAATAAAAAATGAGAATTTTAAACCAGCTTTCTTACGGGCTATTGAAGACGCTAAGATTCAAATTGATAAAATTGCCAAGAACCCAGATCCTCCCACTTTTGAAAACACCTTGGAAGCTCTGGATTTTTCAGGTCGTCAGTTGGATAGAATCTCCAGTGTTTTCTTCAATCTGAATTCAGCCGAAACCAATGATGAAATTCAAAAAATCGCGCAAGAAATCTCTCCACTATTATCCGAGTTCAGTAATGATATCACGTTGAATGAGGAACTTTTTAGACGAATTAAATCAGTCTACCAACAAAAAAATTCCTTGAATCTTTCCACAGAACAGCAAACCTTGTTGGAGAAAAGGTACAAAAGCTTCAGTCGCAATGGTGCGAATCTTGGTGATGATGCTAAAAAAAGGCTTCGGGAAATCGATGCCGAATTATCAAAACTGAAATTAAAGTTTGGAGAAAACGTTCTAGCAGAAACCAATAAATTCGAATTGTTCCTTACGGATGAAAAAGATTTAAATGGCCTCCCTGACGGAGCCAAAGAAGCAGCAGCTCAACTTGCAAAAACCAAAAATAAAGAAGGTTGGCTCATAACATTGGACTACCCTAGCTATATTCCTTTTATGAAATATGCCGAAAACAGGGAGCTGCGCAAGAAACTTTCACTCGCCTTCGGCAGTAAAGGATTTCACAATGACGCGCTGGATAATCAAGAGAACGTGCTGAAGATTGCCACACTCAGGTACGAGAGAGCCAACCTATTAGGGTACCAAACCCACGCACATTTTGTTCTCGAAGAACGCATGGCGGAAACACCTGAAAAAGTACATGCCTTTTTAGCAGAGCTCTTGGAGAAAGCAAAACCAGCCGCCGAAAAAGAATTTGAAGCATTAGCGAGTTTTGCAAAAGAACTTGATGGCCTCTCGCAATTGGAAAAATGGGACAGCTCCTATTATTCGGAAAAATTGAAACAAAAGCTGTTCGATTTGGACGACGAAAAATTGAAGCCCTTTTTTAAATTGGAAAATGTAATCGATGGTGTTTTTAAAGTGGCTGAAAAACTGTTTGACCTTAACTTTAAGGAAGTAACCAGTATTGAAAAATACCATGAAGAGGTGAAAACCTTTGAGGTTTATGATAGTTCAAAAAATCTGGTCTCACTATTTTATGCCGATTTTCATCCAAGACCTGGAAAACGAGGCGGAGCTTGGATGACCTCCTATAAACCACAATATACCCTAGATGGCAAAAACAGCAGACCGCATATTTCCAATGTCTGTAATTTCACCAAACCTACCGATACCAAACCATCCCTCTTAACATTTAACGAGGTTACTACACTTTTCCACGAATTTGGCCATGCATTGCACGGCATGTTGGCAAATACCACCTATCCCAGTCTTTCAGGAACATCGGTGTATTGGGATTTTGTTGAACTACCAAGTCAAGTACTCGAAAACTGGTGCTATGAAAAGGAAGCTTTGGAATTATTTGCTTTCCACTACGAAACAGGTGAAGTCATTCCCATGGATTTGGTGGAGAAAATAAAACAATCCGCTACGTTTCAAGAAGGAATGGCAACGCTCCGCCAATTGAGCTTTGGTCTTTTGGACATGGCATGGCATGGAACAGATCCTACACATATTACGAATGTAAAAAGCTACGAATCTGAAGCTTTTAAAGGAACCGACTTATTCCCCAATATCCCAGAGACCTGTATGAGCACAGCCTTTTCCCATATTTTTCAAGGAGGGTATTCCTCTGGCTACTATAGTTATAAATGGGCAGAAGTTTTGGATGCCGATGCATTTGCATTCTTTAAGGAAAATGGCATTTTCAATAAAGAAATAGCTAACAAATTCAAGGAACATATACTTTCCAAAGGTGGTACGGAAAATCCAATGATACTCTACAAACGTTTTAGAGGTGCAGAGCCTAAAATAGAACCTTTATTGGAACGAGCTGGGCTTGTGGAAAAATCAAGTTAA
- a CDS encoding GbsR/MarR family transcriptional regulator, translating to MKYQEAKNKFISTWGSLGTLWGINKAMAQIQALLFISTKPLTTEEIMEELQISRGNTSMNVRQLIDWGIVTKELKAGERKEFFTTEKDVQELARVIAKERSRREIKPVIKTLEEISSITDDGTEKTKELIQQTKALHDLAKTADNLLDKAVNHKQNWMSNTLLKLLK from the coding sequence ATGAAATATCAAGAAGCAAAAAATAAATTTATAAGTACCTGGGGGAGCTTGGGTACCCTCTGGGGCATAAATAAAGCCATGGCCCAGATTCAAGCCTTACTTTTTATTTCTACCAAACCGTTGACCACAGAAGAAATTATGGAGGAACTTCAAATTTCTAGGGGTAACACAAGCATGAACGTGCGTCAATTAATCGATTGGGGCATTGTGACCAAAGAGCTAAAAGCAGGAGAACGCAAAGAATTTTTTACCACCGAAAAAGATGTACAGGAATTGGCTAGGGTAATCGCCAAAGAACGTAGCAGACGAGAAATAAAACCCGTAATCAAGACTTTGGAGGAAATAAGTTCAATAACGGACGATGGCACCGAAAAAACAAAAGAGTTGATCCAACAAACAAAAGCTTTGCACGATTTAGCAAAAACTGCAGATAACCTTTTGGATAAGGCAGTGAATCATAAACAAAATTGGATGAGCAATACGTTGCTCAAACTATTGAAATAA
- a CDS encoding SAM-dependent methyltransferase — protein MKNLILEKQYYATENNSKTEVDIIDFYNEATEDYEFWSKDFNMHFGYFNLFKTNPFKRDEMLNEMNKQVLSRLNMDKSKNLLADLGCGMGGSMRYALKRNKNLSAIGVTISEFQVNEGNKLLKDLNGVILKENYNRTSLTSKCYDGAIAIESFCHSGHTKSSFAEAYRILKPNAKFVIADAFLKKDAEQLCYGSSMAYNKLCDHWSLEKLGDIKSVINDLKNVGFKNVAVEDVSFRVAPSVFHVPFAIVGFMFKKLWKNRTLKKESLHNLKGSFYALLSGLHMKSFGYYLITCTK, from the coding sequence ATGAAAAATCTAATCCTAGAAAAACAATATTACGCTACTGAAAACAATTCAAAAACAGAAGTTGATATCATCGACTTCTATAATGAAGCAACGGAGGACTACGAATTTTGGAGCAAGGATTTTAATATGCATTTTGGGTATTTCAATCTTTTTAAAACAAATCCTTTTAAACGGGACGAAATGCTGAACGAGATGAACAAACAAGTTCTAAGTCGGCTGAATATGGATAAAAGCAAAAACCTATTAGCGGATTTAGGGTGTGGAATGGGTGGGAGTATGAGGTATGCGCTAAAAAGGAACAAAAACCTTTCCGCTATTGGCGTTACTATATCCGAATTCCAAGTCAACGAAGGCAATAAACTTTTGAAGGATTTAAATGGGGTTATTTTAAAGGAAAACTACAATCGAACTTCTTTGACCTCTAAGTGTTATGATGGTGCCATCGCCATAGAAAGTTTCTGCCACTCAGGACATACCAAATCCTCGTTTGCCGAAGCATATCGAATCTTAAAACCCAACGCTAAATTTGTAATTGCCGATGCATTTCTAAAGAAAGATGCAGAACAGCTTTGTTATGGCAGTTCCATGGCATACAACAAACTCTGTGACCATTGGAGTCTTGAAAAATTGGGAGACATCAAAAGCGTAATCAACGATTTAAAGAATGTAGGTTTTAAAAATGTAGCGGTAGAAGATGTCTCTTTTAGAGTTGCTCCCTCCGTATTTCATGTTCCCTTTGCCATAGTTGGCTTTATGTTCAAAAAACTTTGGAAAAACAGAACGTTAAAAAAGGAAAGCTTGCATAATCTCAAAGGTTCGTTCTATGCTTTACTATCCGGTTTGCATATGAAAAGTTTTGGGTATTATTTGATTACTTGTACTAAATAA